In Chloroflexota bacterium, one DNA window encodes the following:
- a CDS encoding IS66 family transposase, with protein sequence MPKPITPDVIVAHRQCPRKAFLLLCTDEEGSSHAYASMLARQQAENRAGFIGRLKQQHPAARPYAGKLPGNGREILTEVTLRVQDLEAPCDALMPVTRAASMPAHRYEPTIVVGTRTISQQQQLELLFVGFVLGRLQRALPPTGTIVGLDEQTHRVPLAKRYGQIAPIVEVLRAWKRAPSADPPPVILNQHCHECQFRVGCLAQAERDDDLSLLDRMTPKARQRYHNRGIFTVNQLSYVYKPRRRGKRAPKAPVQHQPELQALALRTGKTYLHELPVLTRHETELFLDVEGVPDQRAYYLFGLLVHQAGTTTYRAFWADAPEDEEQSWRQLLAALDDFPDAPIYHYGRYDQQAMTTMAKRYHTDHTGLEQRLINLNASVYGKIYFPIRSNRLKDIGRFLGASWTEPEASGLLSLVWRQRWEDTGAPDDKQRLLTYNEEDCKALLALANELTRLRDAASTEPTIDFAARPKRYATESGELIHSQFGAILRSAHAGYEGAKISLGRTGSPAPVERRARGAQPAHRGFSRRVPKAGKIVQVPARETCSMCGNAPLRPTTKLAEKTIIDLTFSNSGCRKTITKYVGPWGYCPKCGNQYLPTQIRALGSGVFGHGLKAWVLYQRLVLRLPYHAIVQVLEEQFREHISEASIANFLRSFADYYAETEELCRQRLLESPFIHADETKINIQGTDQYVWVFTDGKHVLFRLTVTREATIVQEVLKGYTGILIADFYAGYDAVNCRQQRCLVHLIRDLNEDLWRAPFDTELEVFVQAVRDLLVPILEAAQKYGLKTRHLGKFRKQVDRFYRKTVVDRAYRSELVRTYQKRLQRYRQSLFTFLEYDGIPWNNNMAERAIRHLAVQRKISGHFFASVAPQYLLLLGLAQTCRFQDKSVLKFLLSGENDIDRFKAAKRVRSSVVAAGKPARTIDVET encoded by the coding sequence ATGCCGAAGCCCATTACCCCGGACGTGATCGTCGCCCACCGTCAGTGCCCCCGCAAGGCGTTCTTACTTCTCTGTACGGATGAGGAAGGCTCGTCGCACGCCTATGCATCCATGCTGGCGAGGCAGCAGGCCGAGAACCGGGCCGGCTTCATCGGCCGTCTCAAGCAGCAGCACCCTGCCGCGAGGCCGTACGCCGGGAAGCTGCCCGGGAACGGACGGGAGATCCTTACCGAGGTTACGCTCCGGGTGCAGGATCTCGAAGCGCCTTGCGACGCTCTCATGCCGGTCACGCGGGCTGCGTCGATGCCAGCCCATCGCTATGAGCCGACGATCGTCGTTGGCACACGCACGATCAGCCAACAACAGCAGCTCGAGCTCCTGTTTGTTGGCTTCGTGCTCGGGCGGTTGCAGCGGGCGTTGCCGCCGACGGGCACCATCGTCGGCCTGGACGAACAGACCCACCGCGTGCCGCTGGCGAAGCGCTACGGGCAGATCGCCCCGATCGTCGAGGTTCTGCGCGCCTGGAAGCGAGCGCCGTCGGCCGACCCGCCACCCGTGATCTTGAACCAGCATTGCCACGAATGCCAGTTCCGGGTCGGGTGCCTGGCCCAGGCCGAACGCGATGACGACCTGAGTCTGCTGGACCGGATGACGCCCAAGGCCCGGCAGCGTTACCACAATCGCGGCATCTTCACCGTCAACCAGCTCTCCTACGTCTACAAGCCTCGTCGACGAGGGAAGCGCGCACCGAAGGCACCGGTTCAGCACCAGCCCGAGCTCCAGGCTCTCGCGCTTCGGACCGGGAAGACGTACCTGCACGAGCTCCCCGTACTGACCAGACACGAGACTGAGCTGTTCCTGGACGTCGAAGGCGTCCCGGATCAGCGCGCGTACTACCTCTTCGGGCTTCTGGTGCACCAGGCCGGGACCACCACCTACCGGGCCTTCTGGGCTGACGCGCCGGAGGATGAGGAGCAGAGTTGGCGCCAGCTCTTGGCAGCCCTCGACGACTTCCCCGACGCGCCCATCTACCACTACGGACGGTACGACCAGCAGGCGATGACGACGATGGCCAAGCGATACCATACCGATCACACGGGGCTTGAACAACGCCTCATCAACCTGAACGCGTCCGTCTACGGCAAGATCTACTTCCCGATCAGGTCGAATCGCCTGAAAGACATCGGCCGCTTCCTTGGCGCGTCCTGGACCGAACCGGAGGCATCCGGTCTCCTCAGCCTCGTCTGGCGGCAACGGTGGGAGGACACCGGGGCGCCCGATGACAAGCAGCGGTTGCTGACGTACAACGAGGAAGACTGCAAAGCGCTCCTGGCCCTGGCTAATGAGCTCACGCGGCTGCGCGACGCCGCCTCCACCGAGCCGACGATCGACTTCGCCGCCCGGCCCAAGCGCTACGCGACCGAATCCGGCGAGCTGATCCACAGCCAGTTCGGGGCGATTCTCAGATCGGCACACGCCGGCTACGAGGGCGCGAAGATCAGCCTCGGTCGGACCGGCAGCCCGGCGCCTGTTGAGCGCCGGGCACGTGGGGCCCAACCGGCGCATCGAGGCTTTAGCCGCCGTGTGCCCAAGGCTGGAAAGATCGTTCAGGTGCCTGCCCGCGAAACGTGCTCTATGTGCGGAAACGCCCCGCTGAGGCCAACCACGAAGCTGGCTGAGAAGACGATCATAGACCTGACCTTCTCGAACAGCGGCTGCAGAAAGACGATCACAAAGTACGTGGGTCCGTGGGGGTACTGCCCCAAATGCGGGAATCAGTACTTGCCAACCCAGATTCGCGCCCTCGGCTCTGGGGTCTTCGGACACGGCCTGAAGGCCTGGGTGCTCTACCAGCGTCTCGTCCTACGCTTGCCCTACCACGCCATCGTCCAGGTGCTGGAGGAGCAGTTCAGAGAGCACATCAGCGAAGCAAGCATCGCCAATTTTCTACGATCCTTTGCCGACTACTATGCCGAGACCGAGGAGCTCTGCCGGCAGCGGCTCCTCGAGAGCCCGTTCATCCACGCCGACGAGACCAAGATCAACATCCAGGGCACCGACCAGTACGTCTGGGTCTTCACCGATGGGAAGCACGTCCTCTTCCGGTTGACCGTGACCCGAGAGGCGACGATCGTGCAGGAGGTGCTGAAGGGCTACACCGGCATCCTCATCGCCGACTTCTATGCCGGCTACGACGCGGTCAACTGCCGCCAGCAGCGATGCCTGGTCCACCTGATCCGTGACTTGAACGAGGATCTCTGGCGTGCTCCGTTCGACACCGAGCTCGAGGTCTTCGTCCAGGCCGTGCGGGACCTACTGGTCCCCATCCTCGAAGCCGCCCAGAAGTACGGCTTGAAGACCCGTCACCTCGGCAAGTTCAGGAAGCAGGTCGATCGCTTCTACCGCAAGACCGTTGTTGACAGAGCGTACCGCTCCGAGCTCGTCCGGACCTACCAGAAGCGCCTCCAGCGGTACCGGCAGAGCTTGTTCACGTTCCTCGAGTACGATGGCATCCCCTGGAACAACAACATGGCCGAACGTGCCATCAGGCACCTCGCCGTACAACGAAAGATCTCGGGCCACTTCTTTGCCTCGGTCGCGCCGCAGTACCTGCTGCTCCTGGGGCTCGCCCAAACCTGCCGGTTCCAGGACAAATCGGTGCTGAAGTTCCTGCTCTCTGGTGAGAACGACATCGATAGGTTCAAGGCGGCCAAGCGCGTCCGAAGCTCGGTCGTTGCCGCTGGGAAACCTGCTAGGACCATCGACGTGGAGACGTAG
- the gyrB gene encoding DNA topoisomerase (ATP-hydrolyzing) subunit B produces MGSADDQLLASSAPAGATRRSRSAESASSGGYTADNIQVLEGLEAVRRRPGMYIGTTDIRGLHHLVYEVVDNSVDEALAGYCDTITVTIDKDSWVTVRDNGRGIPVGIVKATGKSALETVLTVLHAGGKFGGGGYKVSGGLHGVGVSVVNALSTHLRAEVCVDGGRYVQEFKRGAPTGRIQKVGTSTPAERGTSIRFLADDTIFDSLQYDFGTLAQRFREMCYLTKGLKIRFVDEREDLEYTFYFEGGIVSFVRHLNKNRSTVHARPIYAERQINGINVEVAMQYFDGQNEVAFFFANNINTIDGGSHQTGFRQALTRTLNEYARKASILKDNDANLTGEDVREGLTAIVSVKLPEPQFEGQTKTRLGNSEVTPLVASVTTEALVQYLEENPSDARRIIEQCLRAARAREAARKAKELVIRKSALEGMALPGKLADCTEKNPELCEIYLVEGISAGGSAKGARDRRFQAILPLRGKILNVERARMDKMLGNEEIRAMITALGIGIGDQMDVSKLRYNRIIIMSDADVDGSHIRTLLLTFFFRHMPQLVTSGHLYIAQPPLYGITAARNDTRYAFSDAERDQIVAEIQKRRKGEIRIQRYKGLGEMNAQELWDTTMDPAKRTILRVDLQDAVVADEIFDMLMGEMVAPRKKFIQTHARSVRNLDV; encoded by the coding sequence ATGGGCAGCGCTGACGATCAGCTGCTAGCCAGTTCGGCGCCCGCCGGCGCGACGCGACGGTCGCGGTCGGCCGAGAGCGCCTCCAGCGGCGGGTACACCGCCGACAATATCCAGGTGCTCGAAGGGCTGGAAGCCGTCCGCCGACGCCCAGGCATGTACATCGGTACCACGGACATCCGTGGGCTGCACCACCTCGTCTACGAGGTGGTGGACAACAGCGTTGACGAGGCGCTGGCCGGCTACTGCGACACGATCACGGTGACCATCGACAAAGATAGCTGGGTGACGGTCAGGGACAATGGCCGTGGCATCCCTGTGGGCATCGTGAAGGCGACCGGCAAGTCCGCGCTGGAAACAGTGTTGACGGTGCTCCACGCCGGCGGGAAGTTCGGTGGCGGCGGCTACAAGGTCTCGGGCGGCCTGCATGGCGTCGGCGTGTCGGTCGTCAATGCGCTTTCAACGCACCTGCGCGCCGAGGTCTGCGTCGATGGTGGCCGGTACGTCCAGGAGTTCAAGCGGGGCGCTCCAACCGGTCGGATTCAGAAGGTAGGCACGTCCACGCCCGCGGAGCGCGGCACCTCCATCCGGTTCCTGGCCGACGACACGATCTTCGACAGCCTGCAGTACGACTTTGGAACGCTGGCGCAGCGGTTCCGTGAGATGTGCTACCTGACCAAGGGCCTCAAGATCCGCTTCGTGGATGAGCGCGAGGACCTGGAGTACACGTTCTACTTCGAGGGCGGCATCGTCTCGTTCGTGCGGCATCTGAACAAGAACCGCTCGACGGTCCACGCCAGGCCGATCTACGCCGAGCGCCAGATCAACGGCATCAACGTCGAAGTCGCCATGCAGTACTTCGACGGGCAGAACGAAGTCGCGTTCTTCTTCGCCAACAACATCAACACCATCGACGGCGGCTCGCACCAGACCGGCTTCCGTCAGGCGCTCACCCGTACCCTGAACGAGTACGCGCGCAAGGCCAGCATCCTGAAGGACAACGACGCCAACCTGACCGGCGAAGATGTCCGTGAGGGCCTGACGGCCATCGTCAGCGTGAAGCTGCCCGAGCCGCAGTTCGAGGGCCAGACCAAGACCCGCCTGGGCAACTCCGAGGTGACGCCGCTGGTGGCATCGGTGACCACCGAAGCGCTGGTGCAGTACCTCGAAGAGAACCCGTCCGACGCCCGACGGATCATCGAGCAGTGTCTGCGGGCCGCCCGCGCCCGCGAGGCCGCGCGGAAGGCGAAGGAGCTGGTCATCCGCAAGAGCGCCCTGGAGGGGATGGCCCTCCCCGGCAAGCTGGCGGACTGCACCGAGAAGAACCCCGAACTGTGCGAGATCTACCTGGTCGAGGGGATCTCGGCGGGCGGCTCGGCGAAGGGCGCGCGTGACCGCCGTTTCCAGGCCATCCTGCCGCTGCGCGGCAAGATCCTGAACGTCGAGCGCGCCCGCATGGACAAGATGCTGGGCAACGAAGAGATCCGCGCGATGATCACGGCGCTGGGCATCGGCATCGGCGATCAGATGGATGTCTCGAAGCTCCGCTACAACCGCATCATCATCATGAGTGACGCGGACGTGGACGGCAGCCACATCCGAACCCTGCTGCTGACGTTCTTCTTCCGCCATATGCCACAGCTGGTGACGTCCGGCCACCTCTACATCGCGCAGCCGCCGCTGTACGGCATCACGGCGGCCCGCAACGATACCCGTTACGCGTTCTCGGACGCCGAACGGGATCAGATCGTCGCGGAGATCCAGAAGCGGCGCAAGGGCGAGATCCGCATCCAGCGCTACAAGGGTCTCGGCGAGATGAACGCCCAGGAGCTCTGGGACACGACCATGGACCCGGCCAAGCGGACCATCCTGCGAGTCGATCTCCAGGATGCCGTGGTGGCGGACGAGATCTTCGACATGCTGATGGGCGAGATGGTTGCCCCGCGCAAGAAGTTCATCCAGACCCACGCCCGGAGCGTCCGCAACCTGGACGTCTAG
- a CDS encoding Uma2 family endonuclease, giving the protein MFPYRSRRGQVVAIHLPHHRFTVDEYHRMAEVGILREDDRVELIDGEIIAVPPIGSGHAGTLEDLADRMRATLPAGFRVRMQNPIVLYDEAESQPDLAIAPVRDDNYRRGHPRDADVMLVVEVADTSLAYDRHTKAPMYARAGIPELWIVNLVGRVVEIYREPLDGAYRSVEVARRGDTLRPLAFPEINFAVADLLV; this is encoded by the coding sequence ATGTTTCCATACCGCTCCCGACGAGGTCAGGTCGTGGCAATCCACCTTCCCCATCATCGGTTCACGGTGGACGAATATCACCGCATGGCCGAGGTCGGCATTCTCCGTGAGGATGACCGGGTCGAGTTGATCGACGGGGAGATCATTGCCGTTCCGCCAATAGGCTCGGGACACGCAGGAACTCTTGAGGATCTGGCGGATCGCATGCGGGCCACGTTGCCGGCTGGTTTTCGCGTGCGTATGCAGAATCCTATTGTGCTCTACGATGAGGCGGAGTCCCAGCCCGATCTCGCCATCGCCCCCGTTCGCGACGACAACTACCGGCGCGGGCACCCAAGGGATGCGGACGTCATGCTCGTCGTTGAGGTGGCAGACACGTCGCTCGCCTACGACCGCCACACGAAGGCGCCGATGTACGCACGGGCGGGCATCCCCGAGCTGTGGATCGTCAACCTGGTAGGCCGGGTGGTCGAGATCTACCGCGAGCCGCTGGACGGCGCGTATCGGAGCGTCGAGGTGGCTCGCCGAGGAGACACACTGCGACCGCTCGCGTTCCCAGAGATCAACTTCGCGGTGGCCGACCTGCTGGTCTGA
- a CDS encoding bifunctional riboflavin kinase/FAD synthetase produces the protein MKEAVDGAAAVQGPARRPVVATIGAFDGIHRGHHDLLGQVVDRARSLGLDSLCVTFDPHPDLVLYPERKLSYLADRAEKERVLHQLGLDHVQVIEFTLALSMLSPEEFLGLISEEHPLAELWVGSDFALGRGRSGTIAALADLGRVQEFALHVVPPRRMDREVISSTFIRSLLAQGNVRHANRLLGRRYRIGGIVEGGMQRGRTIGFPTANIKPDPRRALPADGVYAAVVPFDGVEYRAVVNLGSRPTFKEGERLLEVHLLDATLDLYGKQLDVDFVDRLRDTRRFDGIDALRAQIGRDANAARTVDLAL, from the coding sequence GTGAAAGAGGCGGTGGACGGAGCAGCAGCGGTACAGGGACCGGCGCGGCGACCGGTGGTTGCGACCATCGGGGCGTTCGACGGGATCCACCGGGGTCACCATGACCTGCTCGGTCAGGTCGTTGACCGGGCCAGATCGCTCGGTCTCGACAGCCTGTGCGTCACCTTCGATCCGCACCCCGATCTGGTGCTCTATCCGGAGCGCAAGCTCTCCTACCTGGCGGATCGTGCCGAGAAGGAGCGGGTGCTCCACCAGCTTGGCCTCGACCACGTCCAGGTGATCGAGTTCACCCTGGCCCTCTCGATGCTGTCACCCGAAGAGTTCCTGGGGCTGATCTCGGAAGAGCATCCGCTGGCCGAGCTGTGGGTCGGCAGCGACTTCGCACTCGGACGGGGCCGTTCCGGGACCATCGCCGCGCTGGCCGACCTCGGCCGGGTCCAGGAGTTCGCCCTGCACGTGGTGCCGCCCCGCAGGATGGACCGCGAGGTCATCTCCAGCACGTTTATCCGCAGCCTGCTGGCCCAGGGCAACGTTCGCCACGCCAACCGGCTGCTCGGGCGTCGCTACCGGATCGGCGGCATCGTCGAGGGCGGCATGCAGCGTGGACGAACGATCGGCTTTCCGACCGCCAATATCAAGCCGGACCCACGCCGTGCCCTGCCAGCCGACGGCGTCTACGCGGCGGTCGTTCCCTTCGACGGGGTCGAGTATCGGGCCGTCGTGAACCTCGGCTCGCGCCCGACCTTCAAGGAAGGCGAACGGCTGCTGGAGGTCCACCTGCTCGACGCGACGCTGGATCTCTACGGCAAGCAACTCGACGTCGATTTCGTGGACCGCTTGCGGGACACCCGCCGCTTCGACGGGATCGACGCCCTTCGCGCGCAGATCGGGCGCGACGCCAACGCAGCGCGAACGGTCGATCTCGCGCTCTAG
- the truB gene encoding tRNA pseudouridine(55) synthase TruB has translation MSRRRKNDADVHGLLNVRKPKGFTSHDVVAVVRRTLGTRRVGHAGTLDPMAEGVLPLCVGRYTRLVELIADTEKGYHAEIELGARTSTDDAEGDVLERRPLPDLTAEQLDAALAPFRGRISQTPPAFSAIKVAGQRAYDLARRGDAPELAAREVTVHRLELLGWQTPRLTVRVACSKGTYIRALARDLGASLGCGAHLTQLVRLWVGDFRLETAVSLDEIAAAVERDDVASVLQPADDALAALPAIVVDPSRLIDIGHGRSWPAAPDVDPAQATAGLTRVYDSEGRLLALADFDARRRAWQPRLALASTPSDGAATGEQG, from the coding sequence ATGAGCCGCCGCCGCAAAAACGACGCCGACGTTCACGGCCTGCTGAACGTCCGCAAGCCGAAGGGCTTCACCTCGCACGACGTCGTGGCCGTCGTGCGGCGAACACTCGGCACGCGGCGCGTCGGGCACGCCGGCACGCTCGACCCGATGGCCGAGGGCGTCCTGCCGCTCTGTGTTGGGCGGTACACCCGGCTGGTCGAGCTGATCGCCGACACCGAGAAGGGCTACCACGCCGAGATCGAGCTGGGCGCGCGCACGAGCACCGACGACGCCGAGGGCGACGTGCTGGAGCGTCGGCCCCTCCCCGACCTGACGGCCGAACAGCTCGACGCGGCCCTGGCGCCGTTTCGCGGGCGCATCTCCCAGACGCCGCCGGCCTTCTCCGCGATCAAGGTGGCCGGGCAGCGCGCCTACGACCTCGCACGGCGCGGCGACGCCCCGGAGCTGGCCGCTCGCGAGGTGACCGTTCACCGGCTGGAGCTTCTCGGCTGGCAGACGCCGCGTCTGACGGTGCGCGTTGCCTGCTCGAAAGGCACCTACATCCGCGCGCTGGCCCGCGACCTGGGTGCCTCGCTCGGGTGCGGAGCGCACCTGACACAGCTGGTACGGCTCTGGGTCGGAGACTTTCGCCTTGAAACCGCCGTCTCGCTGGACGAGATCGCGGCGGCCGTCGAACGCGACGACGTCGCCTCCGTGTTGCAGCCTGCCGACGACGCGCTGGCGGCGCTGCCGGCTATCGTGGTGGACCCGTCGCGGCTGATCGACATCGGGCACGGCCGGTCCTGGCCCGCCGCCCCGGACGTAGACCCCGCCCAGGCGACGGCCGGCCTCACCCGCGTGTACGATTCTGAGGGCCGGCTGCTGGCGCTGGCCGACTTCGACGCTCGGCGGCGCGCCTGGCAGCCACGGCTGGCACTGGCCAGCACGCCGTCAGATGGCGCAGCGACCGGGGAGCAGGGGTGA
- the rbfA gene encoding 30S ribosome-binding factor RbfA: MADKRRQQRINQLLRDEISRLLRYETDDPALSTMISVTEVQVTQDLQKAKVFVSTLDEGPEADEIMKRLRKAARFYRREIAQAINLRHTPELEFVHDPSIARGARVLALLREHAPPPETPPAESEAATVPTSTGDA; the protein is encoded by the coding sequence ATGGCCGATAAGCGTCGGCAGCAACGCATCAATCAACTACTGCGGGACGAGATCAGCCGGCTGCTCCGCTATGAGACCGACGATCCGGCCCTCTCCACCATGATCAGCGTCACCGAGGTCCAGGTCACCCAGGACCTCCAGAAGGCAAAGGTCTTCGTCAGCACCCTCGACGAGGGGCCGGAGGCCGACGAGATCATGAAGCGCCTGCGGAAGGCCGCTCGCTTCTACCGGCGAGAGATCGCCCAGGCGATCAACCTGCGCCACACGCCGGAGCTGGAGTTCGTGCACGATCCGTCGATTGCACGAGGCGCGCGCGTTCTGGCGCTGCTGCGCGAGCACGCCCCGCCGCCCGAGACGCCGCCCGCCGAGTCTGAGGCTGCAACGGTCCCCACGTCGACCGGCGACGCGTGA
- the infB gene encoding translation initiation factor IF-2 translates to MPRPFRRGGGRGRPRPGGNRGGGRNSNRRGPFTPGGFEQNGNGVAVAARAIELPPIMTVEELAGLLSLPPAAVISGLIKNGIFATMNQVIDFDTAASVASDLGFEASELSSGDGDDDEDAAEEELSAEEQAQLVARPAVVTVMGHVDHGKTSLLDRIRQTRVAHGEAGGITQHIGAYQVDVDVDGEERKITFLDTPGHEAFTAMRARGAQATDIAVLVVAADDGVMPQTAEAIDHARAARVPIVVALNKMDRPNINPDRIKQQLADKDVLIEEYGGDVPLVPVSARTGDGIDNLLATIAIVADVAELKANPNRVAGGLVVEAKLDKSRGPVATVLVQRGTLNAGDVVVIGGITGKLRALLDDKGKRLKAAGPSTPVEILGLSGVPKAGDRLTVVPDEKTARQQAAIFQRNAERDAQRGASDVSLEDIYTRMKDGEVGDLNLVVKADVQGSIEPLVTSLQRLQEEGLRVKVIGSGTGNVTESDVMLASASKAIIVAFNVRAEPGARSAAETQHVDLRYYTVIYNVVEDVRKALVGMLGPRFQEVVHGHAEIRMIFPVRKGGAAAGCLVTDGQVLAADSARVKRGDRALWEGKIASLRRIKDEVKEVGAGVECGILLDGYSEFREGDIIESYGQQEIIAI, encoded by the coding sequence ATGCCCAGACCTTTTCGCCGTGGCGGCGGCCGAGGCCGCCCGCGGCCAGGCGGGAATCGTGGTGGTGGCCGCAACAGCAATCGACGGGGACCGTTCACCCCGGGCGGCTTCGAGCAGAACGGAAATGGCGTTGCCGTAGCGGCACGCGCCATCGAGTTGCCGCCCATAATGACGGTCGAGGAGCTGGCCGGCTTGCTCTCGCTGCCGCCGGCCGCCGTCATCTCCGGACTCATCAAGAACGGCATCTTCGCGACCATGAATCAGGTGATCGACTTCGATACGGCGGCGTCCGTGGCGAGCGATCTCGGGTTCGAGGCCAGCGAGCTGTCGTCTGGCGACGGCGATGACGACGAGGACGCCGCCGAGGAAGAGCTGTCGGCGGAAGAGCAGGCCCAGCTCGTGGCGCGACCGGCGGTGGTCACCGTGATGGGCCACGTCGACCACGGCAAGACGAGCCTGCTGGACCGCATCCGCCAGACGCGCGTGGCGCACGGCGAGGCGGGCGGCATCACCCAGCACATCGGCGCGTATCAGGTCGACGTGGACGTGGACGGCGAAGAGCGGAAGATCACCTTCCTCGACACCCCGGGCCACGAAGCGTTCACCGCGATGCGCGCACGCGGCGCCCAGGCCACGGACATCGCCGTGCTGGTCGTGGCCGCTGACGATGGCGTGATGCCGCAGACGGCTGAGGCCATCGACCACGCCCGCGCGGCCAGGGTGCCGATTGTCGTGGCGCTGAACAAGATGGACCGGCCGAACATCAACCCGGACCGGATCAAGCAGCAGCTTGCCGACAAGGACGTGTTGATCGAGGAGTACGGCGGCGATGTGCCGCTCGTGCCCGTGTCGGCGCGCACCGGCGACGGCATCGACAACCTGCTGGCCACCATCGCCATCGTCGCGGACGTGGCCGAGTTGAAGGCGAACCCGAACCGGGTGGCCGGCGGCCTCGTGGTCGAGGCGAAGCTCGACAAGTCTCGCGGCCCGGTCGCCACGGTCCTGGTGCAGCGGGGCACGCTCAACGCCGGCGATGTCGTGGTGATCGGCGGGATCACCGGCAAGCTGCGGGCGCTGCTGGACGACAAGGGCAAGCGGCTCAAGGCGGCTGGCCCGTCCACGCCGGTCGAGATCCTCGGCCTGTCGGGCGTGCCGAAGGCCGGCGACCGCCTGACGGTGGTGCCGGACGAGAAGACGGCGCGCCAGCAGGCCGCCATCTTCCAGCGCAACGCCGAGCGGGACGCGCAGCGCGGGGCCAGCGATGTCTCGCTGGAAGACATCTACACTCGCATGAAGGACGGCGAGGTCGGCGACCTCAACCTGGTGGTCAAGGCGGACGTCCAGGGCTCCATCGAGCCGCTGGTGACGTCGCTGCAGCGACTTCAGGAGGAGGGTCTGCGCGTCAAGGTCATCGGCTCTGGCACGGGTAACGTGACGGAGTCCGACGTGATGCTGGCGTCGGCATCCAAAGCGATCATCGTCGCCTTCAACGTGCGGGCCGAACCGGGCGCCCGCAGCGCCGCCGAGACGCAGCACGTCGATCTGCGCTACTACACGGTCATCTACAACGTGGTCGAAGATGTCCGGAAGGCGTTGGTGGGCATGCTCGGGCCGCGCTTCCAGGAAGTCGTGCACGGCCATGCCGAGATCCGCATGATCTTCCCGGTCCGCAAGGGCGGCGCGGCTGCCGGCTGCCTCGTCACCGACGGGCAGGTGCTCGCCGCCGACTCCGCTCGCGTCAAGCGCGGCGACCGTGCCCTCTGGGAGGGCAAGATCGCCTCGTTGCGGCGGATCAAGGACGAGGTCAAGGAGGTCGGTGCTGGCGTCGAGTGCGGCATCCTGCTCGACGGCTACAGCGAGTTCCGCGAGGGCGACATCATCGAGTCGTACGGGCAGCAGGAGATCATCGCGATCTAG
- a CDS encoding YlxR family protein: MPQRHIPQRTCVACRSERPKREMVRIVRAPDGAVSIDPTGKRSGRGAYLCLRASCWHTALKRHALDRALKTELSEADRAALTAFGASEATLVAADDRQERGA; the protein is encoded by the coding sequence ATGCCGCAACGTCACATTCCGCAACGGACGTGCGTCGCCTGCCGCTCTGAACGCCCCAAACGAGAAATGGTGCGGATCGTGCGGGCGCCAGACGGCGCTGTCAGCATCGATCCCACCGGCAAGCGGTCCGGTCGGGGCGCGTACCTCTGCCTGCGGGCTTCCTGCTGGCACACGGCGTTGAAGCGGCACGCGCTTGATAGAGCATTGAAGACCGAGCTGTCGGAGGCCGACCGAGCGGCCCTGACAGCTTTTGGCGCGTCCGAAGCCACCCTCGTGGCCGCCGACGATCGCCAGGAAAGGGGAGCCTGA